A section of the Arcobacter roscoffensis genome encodes:
- the rplL gene encoding 50S ribosomal protein L7/L12, with the protein MAISKEDVLEYISGLSVLELSELVKEFEEKFGVSAQPVAVAGAAGGAAAEAAEEQTEFDVIIKDAGAKKINVIKVIRALTGLGLKEAKAMAEEAGAKVKEGVSKDDAEAAKAELEGAGATVELA; encoded by the coding sequence ATGGCAATTTCTAAAGAAGACGTATTAGAATACATCTCTGGTTTATCTGTATTAGAGTTATCTGAATTAGTAAAAGAATTCGAAGAAAAATTTGGAGTATCTGCACAGCCTGTTGCTGTAGCTGGTGCTGCTGGTGGAGCTGCTGCTGAAGCTGCTGAAGAACAAACTGAGTTTGATGTTATCATTAAAGATGCTGGAGCTAAGAAAATTAACGTAATTAAAGTAATTAGAGCGTTAACTGGTCTTGGATTAAAAGAAGCAAAAGCAATGGCTGAAGAAGCTGGTGCTAAAGTAAAAGAAGGTGTTTCTAAAGATGACGCTGAAGCTGCAAAAGCTGAATTAGAAGGTGCTGGAGCTACTGTAGAATTAGCATAA
- the nusG gene encoding transcription termination/antitermination protein NusG, translating to MAQKWYAIQTYSGSELSVKRALEQLSEEMNDGKIAEVLVPTEDLIEIKKGKKNIVERPLYPAYAFAKIDLDTALWHRIQSMPRVGRFIGESKKPTPLSDKDINMILEKVQNRAAAKPKVSFDEGEMVRINEGPFANFNGIVEDFDMASGILKLNVSIFGRNTPVEISYTQVERVA from the coding sequence ATGGCACAAAAGTGGTATGCAATACAAACTTACTCAGGGAGTGAGTTATCTGTAAAAAGAGCATTAGAACAATTATCTGAAGAGATGAATGATGGTAAAATTGCTGAAGTTTTAGTACCTACAGAAGATTTAATAGAAATCAAAAAAGGTAAAAAAAATATAGTTGAAAGACCACTTTATCCTGCATATGCATTTGCTAAAATTGATTTAGACACTGCATTATGGCATAGAATTCAATCAATGCCTAGAGTTGGAAGGTTTATTGGTGAATCAAAAAAACCTACTCCTTTATCTGATAAAGATATTAATATGATTTTAGAAAAAGTTCAAAATAGAGCTGCTGCTAAACCAAAAGTTTCTTTTGATGAAGGTGAAATGGTAAGAATTAATGAAGGTCCATTTGCTAACTTTAATGGTATAGTAGAAGACTTTGATATGGCTTCTGGAATTTTAAAACTTAATGTTTCAATATTTGGAAGAAATACACCCGTTGAAATCTCTTATACACAAGTAGAAAGAGTAGCATAA
- the rpmG gene encoding 50S ribosomal protein L33: MANGVRIKIGLKCQECGDINYTTTKNPKTHTEKFETKKYSPRLKKHTLHKEIKLKS, translated from the coding sequence ATGGCAAACGGAGTTAGAATCAAAATCGGATTAAAATGTCAAGAATGTGGTGATATTAACTACACAACGACAAAAAACCCTAAGACTCATACTGAAAAGTTTGAGACTAAGAAATATAGTCCTAGATTAAAAAAACACACTTTACACAAAGAAATAAAACTTAAGTCGTAA
- the rplK gene encoding 50S ribosomal protein L11 produces MAKKVEGTLKLQIPAGAANPSPPVGPALGQRGINIMEFCKAFNEKTKDKGGFNIPVEITVYSDKSFTFVTKQPPMTDLIKKVSGVKKGSDNPLKNKIAKLTKEQVLEIVDMKIADLNTDDREQAAKIVAGSARSMGIETEA; encoded by the coding sequence ATGGCTAAAAAAGTAGAAGGTACACTTAAATTACAAATACCTGCTGGTGCAGCAAACCCATCACCACCAGTTGGACCTGCATTAGGTCAAAGAGGTATCAATATCATGGAATTCTGTAAAGCATTCAATGAAAAGACAAAAGATAAAGGTGGATTTAACATTCCTGTTGAAATCACAGTTTATTCAGATAAAAGTTTCACATTTGTAACTAAGCAACCACCAATGACAGATTTAATTAAAAAAGTTTCTGGTGTTAAAAAAGGTTCTGATAACCCTTTAAAAAACAAAATTGCAAAGTTAACTAAAGAACAAGTTTTAGAAATCGTTGATATGAAAATCGCTGATTTAAATACAGACGATAGAGAGCAAGCAGCTAAAATTGTTGCAGGTTCAGCTAGATCTATGGGTATTGAAACTGAAGCATAA
- the rplJ gene encoding 50S ribosomal protein L10 yields the protein MTKQQKSEIIDFLTGEFKESQAIVVCDFNGVSHKELESLRIDARENGVKVQVAKNTLAAVSVKNAELGDIELTGNNIFLWSEDQISACKVADKFATANKDKFEIKSGIIEGEIADLATVMAFAKLPSRDELLGMLAATWMAPVQNFTIGLDALAKKKEEEAA from the coding sequence ATGACTAAACAACAAAAATCAGAAATAATTGATTTCTTAACTGGTGAATTCAAAGAGTCTCAAGCTATCGTAGTTTGTGATTTTAACGGTGTATCACACAAAGAATTAGAAAGTTTAAGAATCGATGCTAGAGAAAATGGTGTTAAAGTTCAGGTTGCTAAAAATACTTTAGCTGCTGTTTCTGTTAAAAATGCAGAACTTGGTGATATCGAGTTAACTGGAAATAACATTTTCTTATGGTCTGAAGATCAAATTTCTGCTTGTAAAGTTGCTGATAAGTTCGCTACTGCTAATAAAGATAAGTTCGAAATTAAATCTGGTATCATTGAAGGTGAGATCGCTGATCTTGCTACGGTTATGGCATTCGCTAAATTACCATCTAGAGATGAACTTCTTGGTATGCTTGCTGCTACTTGGATGGCTCCAGTTCAGAACTTTACTATTGGGCTTGATGCTCTTGCAAAGAAAAAAGAAGAAGAGGCTGCTTAA
- the rplA gene encoding 50S ribosomal protein L1, with the protein MAKISKRYKSLSEKIEEKNYALAEACDLLKELKSAKFDESVEVALNLNVDPRHADQMIRGAVVLPNGTGKTVRVAVFAKGAKVDEAKAAGADIVGNDDLVESVQAGNIDFDVLIATPDCMGLVGKLGRILGPKGLMPNPKTGTVTMDVTKAVNDAKGGQVSYRVDKKGNMQAAVGKISFSTEAIKENIEAFVSAINKAKPASAKGRYFTNAAVSLTMSPSIKMDTSELMDIK; encoded by the coding sequence ATGGCAAAAATTTCAAAAAGATATAAATCATTATCAGAAAAAATTGAAGAAAAAAACTATGCTTTAGCAGAAGCTTGTGACTTATTAAAAGAATTAAAATCTGCTAAATTTGATGAATCAGTTGAAGTTGCATTAAACTTAAATGTAGATCCAAGACATGCTGACCAAATGATTAGAGGTGCTGTTGTACTTCCTAATGGTACTGGTAAAACTGTAAGAGTTGCAGTATTCGCTAAGGGTGCTAAAGTTGATGAAGCAAAAGCTGCAGGTGCTGATATTGTTGGTAACGATGATTTAGTAGAATCTGTTCAAGCTGGAAACATTGATTTTGATGTATTAATTGCAACTCCTGATTGTATGGGATTAGTTGGTAAACTAGGTAGAATCTTAGGACCAAAAGGTTTAATGCCTAACCCTAAAACTGGAACAGTAACTATGGATGTTACAAAAGCTGTTAATGATGCTAAAGGTGGACAAGTATCATATAGAGTTGATAAAAAAGGTAACATGCAAGCAGCAGTTGGAAAGATTTCTTTCTCAACAGAAGCTATAAAAGAAAATATTGAAGCATTTGTTAGTGCAATCAATAAAGCAAAACCAGCATCTGCAAAAGGTAGATACTTTACTAATGCAGCTGTATCATTAACAATGTCTCCATCAATTAAAATGGACACAAGTGAGTTAATGGACATTAAATAA
- the secE gene encoding preprotein translocase subunit SecE → MNKLKNYYKNAKEELSKVIFPIKEQIRSAYLSVFIVVTVISLFLALIDTVMSLSLSSIMN, encoded by the coding sequence GTGAACAAATTAAAAAACTATTACAAGAATGCAAAAGAAGAACTTTCAAAAGTTATATTTCCTATTAAAGAGCAAATTAGATCTGCATATTTATCTGTATTTATTGTAGTAACTGTAATTTCACTATTTTTAGCATTAATTGACACAGTTATGTCTTTAAGCTTATCATCAATAATGAATTAA